Within the Catalinimonas niigatensis genome, the region TTTTTGCAAAGGGTAGCCTGCCATAGTGAGATATACGCTAGACAATAAAGATTTTATAGCACCTAAAGAAGCTCTACCACTTGGATCTGTAAAAGGCAGTCCAGAGGATTCTGCTGTCACTAAATCTTCTACTATCTGGTTATAGATATCTTCTTCGGAAGCCTCAGAGGGATATAGCTCAGGAGAGGATAAACCTACTGGTTCGGTGATCAAGGGAATAGCGCCAAAAATCCTAACCAGATTATAATAATAGTGAGCTCTTAAAAATCTGGCTTCTCCCAACAACTGTGCTTTACGCTCTTCATCCATCGCAATATCCGGTATTTCGGTAATGGCCAGGTTAGCATTGGCGATCCCGCGATAGCTACTGGTCCAGTAGGTAGCTCCATAGGCATTATCAGAATTGTTTACCAGATTACGTACGTTAATGCTATTCTGTGCTTGCCCCAAATCGGTATTGGCAAGTCCGGTGGCAAACTCCAGCATCATCCAGGGGGCTCCACCAAAACCTCCTCCTGGGGTAGCTCTCAGGTCTTCGTATATTGAATTCACTACACTCTCCGCGTGTTCGGGTTTGGTAAAATAATTTTCCAGGGTAAAATTGGAACGGTCAGGTTCTATAAGAAATTCTTCGCATGCTGATCCGAAAAGGAGAAATACAGCCCAAATGAAAGCGTGGCTAATGGTATTTTTTATTTTTATTTTCATGATCTTAGTTTTTTAGATGAATTAAAAGCCAACATTCAGTCCTACCATAAACACTCTTGGCTTGGGATAGTCATATAGTGCTACTCCCTGGTCAAAAGGTGAGCCGGAGGTAGACACTTCAGGGTCATAGCCTTCATATTCTGTCAGCACAAAGAAATTCTGTACAGAAGCATACAATCTCAATCTATTGAGATGGAGTCTTTCTATAAATTCCGGAGCAAAATTATATCCCAGCAGAAGATTTCTACCCCTGATAAAATCTGCATCTTTCACCCTATGACTGTCATTAAAAGTATCATAACCCGCCGGTATGGGCCTCCATTGCGCTATAGGTGTGTTCTGGTTTTCGGGTGTCCACGCATTTAATACTGTAGCAAAGCTATTGGCTATTCCCTGACGATCTTCCGCAGAGTGCATACTTCTATACAAGACGTCATTGCCATACATGAATTGTAAGTCCAGCGTCAGGTCCAGGTTTTTGTACTTCACAGTATTGATCAGCGAACCAAAGCCATCAGGAATCCCTTTTCCAATTACAACACGGTCTCCATCATTGATTTGTCCGTCATTATTTACATCTCTGTATTTAATATCGCCCGGTAATCTCAAATACTGCGCTGCCTCATCGGCTTCATCCGTATTCCAGGTACCCAAATGTTCGTAGCCAAAGAATGCCCCTACCGGTTCACCCTCCCGTATCACTGTAGACCCTGAAAAGATATCAGCACCTCCGGTTAAGGCTTTAACCTCGTTTTTGTTGACAGAAATATTAAAGTTGGTACTCCATGTAAACGCATCAGAAGCGATATTTATGGTGTTCAGCGCAAACTCAACTCCGCGGTTTTCCATGCTCCCAATATTTCTGGTTACTACTGTATAACCACTGGTTGAAGGTACAGGAGCGCTCAATAGCATATCAGAGGTAAGCTTACGATATACATCTAACTCTATGGATACTTTACCGTTGATCAAACCAAGCTCCAGGCCAGCATCTACCTGATGGGTTTTCTCCCATCGCAAATCAGGATTAGCCAATCTGTTGACCCCTACCCCAATGGTTCTTTCTCCATTAAAAATTAATGAATAGTTACCCAATCCGGCCAGTGACTGATAGGCCGTAATTTCAGAGTTACCGGTAACACCATAACTCGCTCTTAGCTTCAGGTTGGAGATCACACTGCTATTTTGCAAAAAAGCTTCTTCCGAGGCTCTCCAGGCTACCGCTGCAGAAGGGAAAAAGGCGTACCTGTTTTCTGAACCGAATTTAGAGGAGCCATCGGCTCGTCCGGTCAGAGTCAGCAGGTATTTTTCCTGTAGGTTATAATTGATTCTGCCAAAGTAAGAGTTCAGGCCATAAGCAGTAGTACCGGAGCTTGGAGCCAGGGGATTGGCACCGGCCCCCAGATTATTAAACTGAAAGTAATCATCCTGAAAACGTTGTGCTCTGGCCGTAGCAAAAAATTGGTCTACGTGCTGCCATGACAACCCTAACAAACCTGTGAGAGACTGATTTTCAGATATTTGTTTGTTATACGTAAGGTAATTTTCAAACTGCCAGGAGTTATGTCTTTGGTTTTCTACTGAGGCATCTCCTCCCTGGTTGCGTGAAATATAGTTCAGGGTACGTCCTCCGTAATAGTCAATCCGCTGGTTGATGATGTTGGTACCCAAAGTGGTTCTCAAATCCAGGCCTTCGGCCAGTTTGATATTGGCATACAAATTTCCCAGCATAGTCTGTGTCTTAAGCAGGTAAATCCGGTCTTCTGCAATGTTGACTGGGTTACCACCACCTTCCATTCCCGGGTAGTCTTCATTACCGGCCCAGCTGCCATCCGGGTATTTTACCGGAATGATGGGCAACGCTTCCAGTACCTGCCGCATGGTAGTGATCCCTCCAGCACCCAGCGGATCAATCTGTTTTTCATTTTGGTCATTGTAACTAAGTGTACCTCCTACTTTTAACCAGTCTTTGATCTGACTATCAAAAACAAAGCGTCCGGAATAGCGTTTTAACCAGGATTCTTTGATCAAACCTTCTTCATTCCTATAGCCCAAATAAGCTCCATAGCTATCCTTTTCATTTCCACCTGTAAAAGACAACTGATGACTCTGGGTAAATGCATCTTGAGTTGCCTCTTCCT harbors:
- a CDS encoding SusC/RagA family TonB-linked outer membrane protein, which gives rise to MQHKTTQKIRVMLASLLLMFGVCSLQAQQFASTGDASTVLYRASQYEKELLQNFLQELEQEYQVQFAYDGELVNDKQVKVRLVKGQGLENILDKVLDVHELQYQKIGEKLYVIRRKEMKKIQKLNTSPEGNDKSLEKLASINNTQMNISAWQQTISGTVLDGESGEALPGVNVLAKGTTIGTVTGVDGTYRLSVEDGVTTLVFSSIGYVSEDVEINGRSTINLDMMPDIQSLSEVVVVGYGTQKKSDVTGAVASVKGEDLEERPSASLNQALAGRVPGANVSVNSGRPGGRANIRIRGNTSVSVTNNPLYVIDGVILNVTDLANGSTPIDYLNPNDIASIEVLKDASATAIYGARGANGVILVTTKRGNQDGGRVNYDTYYSVGVLARKLDLLNSEEFLYVEDVAYQNAEKFDPEGWAAGKYVDPSTKRTNPLLFDASGNPLYDTDWQEEATQDAFTQSHQLSFTGGNEKDSYGAYLGYRNEEGLIKESWLKRYSGRFVFDSQIKDWLKVGGTLSYNDQNEKQIDPLGAGGITTMRQVLEALPIIPVKYPDGSWAGNEDYPGMEGGGNPVNIAEDRIYLLKTQTMLGNLYANIKLAEGLDLRTTLGTNIINQRIDYYGGRTLNYISRNQGGDASVENQRHNSWQFENYLTYNKQISENQSLTGLLGLSWQHVDQFFATARAQRFQDDYFQFNNLGAGANPLAPSSGTTAYGLNSYFGRINYNLQEKYLLTLTGRADGSSKFGSENRYAFFPSAAVAWRASEEAFLQNSSVISNLKLRASYGVTGNSEITAYQSLAGLGNYSLIFNGERTIGVGVNRLANPDLRWEKTHQVDAGLELGLINGKVSIELDVYRKLTSDMLLSAPVPSTSGYTVVTRNIGSMENRGVEFALNTINIASDAFTWSTNFNISVNKNEVKALTGGADIFSGSTVIREGEPVGAFFGYEHLGTWNTDEADEAAQYLRLPGDIKYRDVNNDGQINDGDRVVIGKGIPDGFGSLINTVKYKNLDLTLDLQFMYGNDVLYRSMHSAEDRQGIANSFATVLNAWTPENQNTPIAQWRPIPAGYDTFNDSHRVKDADFIRGRNLLLGYNFAPEFIERLHLNRLRLYASVQNFFVLTEYEGYDPEVSTSGSPFDQGVALYDYPKPRVFMVGLNVGF